AGATGCGCTCGCGCAAGTCGCCGATCTCGGCCTCGAGCGCGGCGCGCGCCTGCGCCTCGTCTTCGAGCGTCTCGATGATCTCGTCGAGATACTCGTTGACCTCGTTGCGGTCGTAGCCTTGCAGCGACCGCTTGAATTCCTTGTGCTGGATGTCGACGATCGTGATCTTTGCCATCAACGCAAATCCTTGATACCCAAGACGCCGTCGTTGTCGAGCTGTTCTTTCACGCCGGCCGAGTTGACGCTCACGCCGCTGGGCACGACCAAGTAAATCGCCTCGGCCAGCTTCTGGATGCGGCCGTCGATCGTGTAGGCGACGCCCGAGGTGAAGTCGACGACCCGCTGCAAGAGGTTGCGGTCGGCGCCTTGCACGTTGACGATGACGACCTGCCGCGCGCGCAGCGCGTCGGCGATCTCGGTGACGTCGCCGAACGAACGCGGCGCGAACACGGCCACCGATCCGCCCGGCCGGCGCGAGGCGTCGCTGAGCGGGACGACGTTGCGTTTCGCGCCGACCTCGTCGGCGTACAGCTCGTCGTCCTCTTCGTCGTGGATCGCGAACCACGATCCGATGCGCGCGAACACGCTCATACCGGGATCCTTTCTCGGGCGGGACGGGGGCCGAAGATCGCCGTGCCCAGACGCACCATCGTCGAGCCGGCCCGGACGGCGGCTTCCCAGTCGCCGGACATCCCCAGGGAGAGCGTCGTCCCGCCGACGCGTTCGAAGGTCTCGCGCGCGGTGGCGAACGCGCGGGCCGGATCGCCCTCCAGCGGGCCGATCGCCATCACCCCGTCGACCTGCAGCCCCGCCGCGCGCAGCCGCTCGGCCAGCGCCGGCGCCTCGGCCGGCGCGGCGCCGAAGCGCTCGGCCGGCGAGACGTTGATCTGCACCAGCACCCGCAGCGGGCGCGCGGCATCCGCCGCCGCCTTGGCCAGCGCCAGCCCCGCCTCGAGCCGATCGACGCTTTGCACCACGTCGAAGGAACGTGCGATCGCCTTCGCTTTGTTCGTCTGGACGTGGCCGATGAAGTGCTTCGTGCAGGGCGGCAAGTCGGCGTACTTGGCGCGCGCCTCTTGGAGGTAGTTCTCGCCGACGTCGTGCAGCCCGGCGGACAGCGCCGCCAGCACCGCCTCGCGCGGCTGCCCTTTGGTCACCCCGAGGATCGCGACCGAGCCGCGTTCACGCCTCGCGGCGACGCTCACCTCGTCGACGCGCTCGCGCAGCGCCGCCACGCGCTCGGCGACCGTTTCGGTAGCCAGGGCCATGGACCGACACCTTCACCGCGCCTCAGTTCGGGTCCCGCGCCTCGGTGCGGACGCCGCGCCGGTAGGAGTAGACGATCATCACCACGCCGATGACGACCTGCAGCACGGCGACGAACTGCCCGCCGTCCAAGCCCAGCACGGTGAAACCCGGATCGCGCCAGATCTCGGCGATCGTGCGCATCACACCGTAGGTGGTGAACCAGGCCCAACCGGTGACGCCGTCCGGCGGCCGGCGCGAGTACACGAACAGCACGATCGGCAGCGTGATCAGGTCGAGGATCGCCTCGAAGATCTGCGAGGGATAGCGGTAGTTGAGCTGATCGGCCGGAAACTGGATGCACCACGGCCGGTCGGGGTTGCAGACCTTGCCCAACAGCTCGTCGTTGATGAAGTTGACCAGCCGCGTCGTCACGATGCCGATCGAGAGCAGCGGCACGACCTCGTCGCCGAGCACGCCGAAGGTCAATCCCGGGTGCTTGCGCAGGAACAGCACGATCGCCAGCAAGACGCCGACCAGCGCGCCGTGGAACGCCATCCCGCCTTGCCAGATCGCGATGAAGTCGATCGGGTGCGCGAGGTACGCGCTCAAGTTGTGCTTGGTGAGCACGTCGGCGATGACGAAACCCGTCCGTCCGCCGATCAGCACGCCGACCAGCGCGTAGACCAGGAAATCTTGGATCTGCTCGGTCGTCAGGCCGAGCCGCCGTCGGCCCGCCGGGCGGTTCATCCACAGATAGACGCAGATGAAGCCCAACAAGTACGAGAGGCCGTACCAATGGACCGAGACCGGGCCGAGCCGGAACGCGATCGGGTCGATGTTCGGATAGACGAACCAGTGGGTCACGGGACCACAGGTACGGGCAGCGGCCGGCGGCCTCCCGTCGCCGGTGCATCCGGCCGGCGCCCGGGCGCCTTCTAGGTCACGGTGTCCGCCAACGTCAACGTCCTGACCGCCTTCCTGGCGGGCCTCGTCTCGTTCATCTCACCCTGCGTCCTGCCGCTGATCCCGGCCTACCTCTCGTTCCTGACCGGGTCGAGCCTCGAAGAGCTCAAGGCCCAGTCGGACGCCGCCAGCCGGGCCCGGGTCATGCTCCACGCGGTGGCCTTCGTGGCCGGCTTCACCCTGGTGTTCATGGCGATCGGGCTGTCGGCCAGCGCGCTCGGCTCCGTCTTCATCCAATACAAGGACTGGATCGCGCGGATCGGCGGGGTCGTGGTCATCATCCTGGGCCTGAACATGATCGGGCTGTTCAAGATCCCGGCCCTGATGATGGACAAGCGGCTCCAGGTCCGCAGCGCGAACCGCTCGGTCTTCGCCTCGGCGCTGGTCGGAATCGGCTTCGCCGCCGGCTGGTCGCCCTGCATCGGCCCGATCCTCTCGGGCATCATCCTGATCGCCTCGCAAGAGAAGTACGGCCAGGCGACCTTCCTGCTGTTCGTCTACTCGATGGGCCTCGCGATCCCGTTCCTGTTGACGGCGGCGGCGATCGGCCAGGCGCTCGGGCTGCTCAACCGCGTCAAGCGGTACCTGGGCGCCATCGAGATCGGCGCCGGCGCCTTCCTGGTGGCCACCGGCCTGGTGCTGATCACCGGCTCGTTCGGCCGCGTGGCCGGCTTCTTCTACCAGTACGTCAAGCCGCCGAGCCTGTAGGTCGGCCGAAGAACCCGTCGAACCCCGGGCCGGTGATTCTCCTCTGGGTCGTCGCGCTGGTCGTCTTTCTGTTGGACCGGTGGACGAAGTCCGTCGTCCTCACCCACTTCTTGCCCGGCGAGAGCCGGCTGGTGATCCCGCACCTCTTGTGGTTCACCTACGTGCAGAACACGCACGGTGCGTTCGGACTGTTCGGCAACTCGCCGCTCTTGCTGATCGTGCTGGCGTGCCTGGTGCTCGCGCTGTTCGCCTACGCCTTCCGCGACGCGGTGCGGCGGTCGAACCTGGTGCGGGTCGCGTTCGGGATGATCGTCGGTGGCGCGATCGGCAACATCGTCGACCGCTTCCAGCACCAGTGGGTGGTCGACTTCATCGACTTCAAGACGATCTGGCCGAACGTGTTCAACGTCGCGGACTCGTGCATCACGATCGGCGTGGCGCTGCTGATTCTGGCGTCGCTGCGGCGCGAGGCGCGCCGCTGACGCACCTCGTCGACGACGCCGATGCCGGCATCCGTCTCGACGTTCTGCTCACCCGCCTGAGCGGGTTCTCGCGCTCGCACGTCGCGAGCGCGCTGCGCGCCGGCGCCGCCACCGTGAACGGTGCCGCCGGCAAGCCCAGCACGCTGCTCGAACCGGGCGATGCGATCGCGTGGAGCATCGCCCCGCCGGCCGAGCTGATCGTCGAGCCGGAAGCGATCCCGCTCGACATCGCCTATGAGGACGAGGACATCCTGGTGGTCGACAAGCCGGCCGGGATGGTGACGCACCCGGCGCACGGCGCGGTCGACGGCACGCTGGTCAACGCGCTGCTCGCGCACGTCGGCGGTTTGCCGGGCGAGATGCTGCGCCCGGGCCTGGTCCACCGGCTCGACCGCGACACCTCCGGCCTGCTGCTGGTCGCCAAGACGGAAGCGGCGCTGGGGACGCTGGGCCGCGCGATGCAAGCGCGGTACATCGAGCGCGAGTACCGCGGCATCGTCGTCGGCACGCCCGAGGACGCCGAGGGGACGATCCGCGGCGCGCTGGGCCGCGATCCGCGCAATCGGCTCAAGTACGCGATCCGGGCCGAAGGCAAGCCGGCGGTGACGCACTACGCGCTGCGCGAGCAGCTGCGCGGTCACGCCGAGCTGACGTTTCGCCTCGAAACGGGCCGCACGCATCAGATCCGCGTCCACATGGCGGCGCTCGGTCACGCCATCCTCAACGATCCCGTCTACGGGCGCAGCGACTCGCGCTTGCCGCTGCCGGGGCAAGCGCTGCACGCCTGGCGCCTCGGCTTCAAGCATCCGCGCACCAAGCAGATGATGGAGTTCGAGAGCGAACCGCCGCCCGAGTATCTGGCCACGCTGGCGATGCTGCGCCGGTGATCGGCGCGTTCACGTTGCGCGCGCGCGACGGCGCGGCGCGGCGCGGCACGCTGACGACCGCCCACGGCCCGGTCGAAACGCCGTGCTTCATGCCGGTCGGCACGCTGGCCGACGTCAAGCTGCTCGAACCCCAGGACCTGCGCGAGCTCGGCGCGCGCATCGTGCTCGCCAACACGTATCACCTGTGGCTGCGGCCGGGCCTGGAGACGCTGGTGGCGGCCGGCGGCATCCACCGCTTCATGGCCTGGGACGGTCCGATCCTGACCGATTCGGGCGGCTTCCAAGTCTTCAGCCTCGAGTCGCGCCGCGCGATCGACGAAGACGGCGTCACCTTTCGCTCGCACCTGGACGGCAGCCGGCACCGCTTCACGCCGGAGAACGTCGTCGCGTTCCAGGAAGACCTGGGCGTCGACGTCGCGATGGCGTTCGACCAGTGCGTCGCCTTGCCGGCCACCCGCGACGAGCTGCTGCGCGCGGTCGAACGGACGACGGCGTGGGCGCAGCGCTGCCGCGCGGCGCAGCGGCAGGCCGATCGCACCATGCTGTTCGGCATCGTGCAGGGTGGCCTCGACGAGCAGCTGCGCGCGCGCAGCGCCGCCGAGCTGGTCGCGCTGGACCTGCCCGGCTACGCGATCGGCGGCCTCTCGGTCGGCGAGTCGCGCGAGGAGATGGACCGCATGACTCGCTTCACGGCGGCGCTCTTGCCGGCCGACAAGCCGCGCTACCTGATGGGCGTGGGCACCGTGCGCGACCTCATCGCGGGGATCGATCGCGGCATCGACCTGTTCGACTGCGTGTACCCGACGCGCAGCGGTCGCCACGGCCGCGTCCTGCTGCGCTCGGGCGAAGAGTTCAACGTGCGCCGCGCCGGACACGTGCGCGAGTTCGTGCCGCTCGACCCGGCCTGCGACTGCCGCGTCTGCGCGACGTACACGCGTTCATACATCTGTCATCTCTTTCGCGCCGGAGAGACGCTCGGCGCGCGCCTGCTCTCGTATCACAACGTCGCCGCGCTGACGGGCCTGGTGCGCGACGCGCGCGCGGCGATCGAGTCGGGGCGCTGGAGCGAGCTGCGCGAGCGCGTCTTGAAGGCGCCCAGCGACGCCGGCGAAAAGAACGACGCGTGAGACGCACGTTCCTCTCCGTCCTCGCGGCCGCGGCGTGCGTCGCCCTCGCGTGCTCGGGTGCGCTCGCCGACCCGCTGCAAGCGGCGTTCACGCTGAGCATCAACCCGCTCGACGGCGGTCACGAGGTCGGCAACGGCCAAGTCGACCGCGTCGACTTCGCACCGTTGCCGCTGGCCGACCTCGAAGTGCGCTGGCGCGGCGAGAGTGTGCACGTCGAAGGGCTACCGTCGGTCACCTTCGGCTACGGCAGCAACCCCGACGGCGCGCAGTCGACGCGGCTCTCGATCATCAACGCGACGTTCCGCCAACAGCTCGGGGCCGGTTTCTTCGCCGGCTTCGGCCAGACGATCTACAACCAGCGCACCGACTACGGCAATCAGATCGGCGTACGCTACTACGCCGGTCCCGGCGTCACGTCGTTCATCGACGGCGACGAGATCCAAGACTCGCGCGTCACGGGGCCGCGATTGGAGCTCGGGAAGCATTGGACGCGCGGGCGAGACAGCGTCGAGCTGGTCGCGGCGGTGAACCCGACGATGCACGGCGTCCAGTACACGCAAGTCGGCATTCTGGGCGAATCGTGCATCTACCATGTGGGCTGCCGCTTCTACGAGCCGACCTTCGCCGATCCCGAAATCGCCGCCCAGACCGACCTCTCGCTGCGCGTCGGTCACCGCCTCTCCAAACACGGCGATCTGCTCTACGGCCTGCGCTATCTCAACTACACCGCGCACTACGCGCTGCCGGGCGATCCGCTCGCCGACCGCAACGTCGGCTTCGCACCGACGATCGCGTACCGGCTGCGCTTCTAGCGCCGTTCGCGCGGCACGGGCCGCCGAAACGGGACGACGTTGGTGCGCGGCGGTACCGGCGGCGATTCACCGTCGAGGAGCGCGACCAGCTCGTCGAACGACCACGCCGGCAGACCCAGCCGCCCGCGCAGCAGCGCGCAGCCGAGCAGGATGCGCAGATAGGGTTCGTCGTCGGGGTCGAGCAGCGCCGAGACCCCGTGCGGCAGCGCCGGCGCCATGGACGTAGCGTACGCGTGCGAAGTGCCATCTGCGTGTCACTCGGCGCCGTCACGGCGCGCGGCTCACAACCTTGAAGAATCGCTGAAGCGCGGCGCGTCCGCTCTTCACGGGCGCATCAGACGGCGCGTGCATGCTCGCCGCATGAAGAACGTGTCTTTCGCGGCCGGTGTGCTCCTGGCAGCGCTCTTGGCCGGTTGCAGCGGCGGCGGAACGAGCACGCCGACGCCTCCCGCGGGTGGCGGGGCGAGCGCCCCGACCCCGACTCCGACTCCCATCGCCGCGACGCCGACGCCCAGCCCGGCTCCCAGCTCGACGCCGGTCGCGGCCGCGACGCCGCTGGGCACCGCGACGATCAACGGCTCGCCGGCCTTCGTCACCGCGACGGGCTTCGCGACCTACTTCTTCGACGGCGACACGACCGCCGACGTCTCGACCTGCACGGGCAGCTGCCTGGCGGCGTGGCCGCCGGTCCTGGCGCCGTCGGGGGCGCTCCCCTCCCCGTGGAGCGAGTTCACCCGGACCGACACCAACCAGCTCCAGCTGGCCTTCAACGGGCGCCCGCTCTACACGTTCGCCAGCGACACCTCGCCGGGCGTCGCGACGGGCGACGGCGTGGCCGGCTTCAGCCTGGCGCGACCGACGGCGACCGCGCTCGCCGACCCGACCCCGACGCCGTCGGCGACCCCGTACAGCGGCTACGCCAAGGGCACGAGCAAGGCGCGTCCCCCGCACTGACAGCCACGACCGACCAGCCGGTAGGGGCGCTCCGCACGCGGGGCGCCCTCAATTTTTGTTGACAACGCTTCGCGATTCAGGATACAACCGGGAAACGATGCTTGTGCGTCTGGTCCTCGTCCTCGTCCGCGTACTTCTTGCCGTCCTTATTGACGACCGGCGAGACGCTTTCGCATAGACGACGAACCAGGTCGCTCTAAACATGACGAAAGCCCTCGCCGGTAGCAGCCGGCGGGGGCTTTCTCTATCCGGAGGATTTCAT
The window above is part of the Candidatus Sulfotelmatobacter sp. genome. Proteins encoded here:
- the sepF gene encoding cell division protein SepF, with translation MSVFARIGSWFAIHDEEDDELYADEVGAKRNVVPLSDASRRPGGSVAVFAPRSFGDVTEIADALRARQVVIVNVQGADRNLLQRVVDFTSGVAYTIDGRIQKLAEAIYLVVPSGVSVNSAGVKEQLDNDGVLGIKDLR
- a CDS encoding YggS family pyridoxal phosphate-dependent enzyme yields the protein MALATETVAERVAALRERVDEVSVAARRERGSVAILGVTKGQPREAVLAALSAGLHDVGENYLQEARAKYADLPPCTKHFIGHVQTNKAKAIARSFDVVQSVDRLEAGLALAKAAADAARPLRVLVQINVSPAERFGAAPAEAPALAERLRAAGLQVDGVMAIGPLEGDPARAFATARETFERVGGTTLSLGMSGDWEAAVRAGSTMVRLGTAIFGPRPARERIPV
- the lgt gene encoding prolipoprotein diacylglyceryl transferase; the encoded protein is MTHWFVYPNIDPIAFRLGPVSVHWYGLSYLLGFICVYLWMNRPAGRRRLGLTTEQIQDFLVYALVGVLIGGRTGFVIADVLTKHNLSAYLAHPIDFIAIWQGGMAFHGALVGVLLAIVLFLRKHPGLTFGVLGDEVVPLLSIGIVTTRLVNFINDELLGKVCNPDRPWCIQFPADQLNYRYPSQIFEAILDLITLPIVLFVYSRRPPDGVTGWAWFTTYGVMRTIAEIWRDPGFTVLGLDGGQFVAVLQVVIGVVMIVYSYRRGVRTEARDPN
- a CDS encoding cytochrome c biogenesis protein CcdA, which encodes MSANVNVLTAFLAGLVSFISPCVLPLIPAYLSFLTGSSLEELKAQSDAASRARVMLHAVAFVAGFTLVFMAIGLSASALGSVFIQYKDWIARIGGVVVIILGLNMIGLFKIPALMMDKRLQVRSANRSVFASALVGIGFAAGWSPCIGPILSGIILIASQEKYGQATFLLFVYSMGLAIPFLLTAAAIGQALGLLNRVKRYLGAIEIGAGAFLVATGLVLITGSFGRVAGFFYQYVKPPSL
- the lspA gene encoding signal peptidase II, coding for MILLWVVALVVFLLDRWTKSVVLTHFLPGESRLVIPHLLWFTYVQNTHGAFGLFGNSPLLLIVLACLVLALFAYAFRDAVRRSNLVRVAFGMIVGGAIGNIVDRFQHQWVVDFIDFKTIWPNVFNVADSCITIGVALLILASLRREARR
- a CDS encoding RluA family pseudouridine synthase; translated protein: MHHDRRGAADSGVAAARGAPLTHLVDDADAGIRLDVLLTRLSGFSRSHVASALRAGAATVNGAAGKPSTLLEPGDAIAWSIAPPAELIVEPEAIPLDIAYEDEDILVVDKPAGMVTHPAHGAVDGTLVNALLAHVGGLPGEMLRPGLVHRLDRDTSGLLLVAKTEAALGTLGRAMQARYIEREYRGIVVGTPEDAEGTIRGALGRDPRNRLKYAIRAEGKPAVTHYALREQLRGHAELTFRLETGRTHQIRVHMAALGHAILNDPVYGRSDSRLPLPGQALHAWRLGFKHPRTKQMMEFESEPPPEYLATLAMLRR
- the tgt gene encoding tRNA guanosine(34) transglycosylase Tgt; this encodes MIGAFTLRARDGAARRGTLTTAHGPVETPCFMPVGTLADVKLLEPQDLRELGARIVLANTYHLWLRPGLETLVAAGGIHRFMAWDGPILTDSGGFQVFSLESRRAIDEDGVTFRSHLDGSRHRFTPENVVAFQEDLGVDVAMAFDQCVALPATRDELLRAVERTTAWAQRCRAAQRQADRTMLFGIVQGGLDEQLRARSAAELVALDLPGYAIGGLSVGESREEMDRMTRFTAALLPADKPRYLMGVGTVRDLIAGIDRGIDLFDCVYPTRSGRHGRVLLRSGEEFNVRRAGHVREFVPLDPACDCRVCATYTRSYICHLFRAGETLGARLLSYHNVAALTGLVRDARAAIESGRWSELRERVLKAPSDAGEKNDA